Proteins co-encoded in one Sphingopyxis sp. BE259 genomic window:
- a CDS encoding helix-turn-helix domain-containing protein has protein sequence MTKLRELLNDMDGGNCALPLALEAMGERWSFMILRAAFNGVHHFEEFQQELNIARNILSNRLSRLVDHGIMAREVMTEDRRKVRYQLTEKGIELLPAMIALRQWGEKWGAGVPSTPVLVDARDEQPIGPVTLTAHDGRVINYKELLWKHRAELQPLGQARVRADAGLAPVAAE, from the coding sequence ATTACGCGAGCTGCTGAACGACATGGATGGGGGCAATTGCGCCCTGCCGCTGGCGCTGGAAGCGATGGGCGAACGCTGGTCGTTCATGATCCTGCGCGCCGCCTTTAACGGCGTCCATCATTTCGAGGAATTTCAGCAGGAACTGAACATCGCCCGCAATATCCTGTCGAACCGGCTGTCGCGGCTGGTCGATCATGGCATCATGGCGCGCGAAGTCATGACCGAAGACCGCCGCAAGGTGCGGTATCAGCTGACCGAAAAGGGCATCGAGCTGCTGCCCGCGATGATCGCGCTGCGCCAATGGGGCGAAAAATGGGGCGCCGGCGTGCCGTCGACTCCGGTGCTGGTCGATGCCCGCGACGAACAGCCGATCGGGCCGGTGACGCTGACCGCGCACGATGGGCGGGTGATCAATTACAAGGAATTGTTGTGGAAGCACCGCGCCGAACTCCAGCCGCTCGGCCAAGCGCGCGTCCGTGCCGACGCCGGACTGGCGCCGGTGGCTGCCGAATGA
- a CDS encoding histidine kinase, whose amino-acid sequence MPLFRLSSPGPFFDNKVRAFWNLQLLGWAAWLGLRGVSGLAYGQPFTFLIPQTISAITGFSLTLILAVCYRALISRRPLLMWGVSFGLAGFATALWAFIDAWVAQIQNPAGETGFTSLLLGAMYINATSLAAWSALYFAINYFLQLEEQNDRVLRLEAQAASAQLAMLRYQLNPHFLFNTLNSISTLVLLKQSEPANAMLSRLSAFLRYTLANEPTAQVTLAQEIETLKLYLDIEKMRFEERLRPHFAIDPQVARARLPSLLLQPLVENAIKYAVTPQEDGADITLSAQLAGQNVRITVSDTGAGLPVDGTAPTTGLATESTGVGLANIRDRLAQAFGDQHRFDAQRGADGGFTVIIEFPFQPDGQMTIGTEPT is encoded by the coding sequence ATGCCGCTGTTTCGCCTGTCCTCGCCCGGCCCGTTTTTCGACAACAAGGTCCGCGCTTTCTGGAACTTGCAACTGTTGGGCTGGGCCGCGTGGCTCGGCCTGCGCGGCGTGTCGGGACTTGCCTATGGCCAGCCGTTCACTTTTTTGATCCCGCAGACGATTTCGGCGATCACCGGCTTCTCTCTCACGCTGATTCTGGCCGTATGCTATCGCGCGTTGATCAGCCGCCGTCCCTTGTTGATGTGGGGCGTCAGCTTCGGCCTCGCCGGCTTTGCAACGGCGCTCTGGGCATTCATCGACGCCTGGGTCGCGCAAATTCAGAACCCGGCGGGCGAGACCGGCTTCACCAGCCTGCTGCTCGGCGCGATGTATATCAACGCGACCTCCCTCGCCGCATGGTCGGCGCTATATTTCGCGATCAACTATTTCCTTCAGCTCGAAGAACAGAATGACCGCGTTCTGCGGCTCGAAGCGCAGGCGGCGTCGGCGCAGCTGGCGATGCTGCGTTATCAGCTCAACCCGCATTTCCTGTTCAACACGCTGAACAGCATTTCGACGCTGGTGCTGCTCAAACAGTCCGAACCCGCCAACGCCATGCTGTCGCGGCTGTCGGCGTTCCTGCGCTACACGCTGGCCAATGAACCCACCGCGCAGGTCACGCTGGCGCAGGAGATCGAGACGCTGAAGCTGTATCTCGACATCGAAAAAATGCGCTTCGAGGAGCGGCTGCGGCCGCATTTCGCGATCGATCCGCAGGTGGCGCGGGCGCGTTTGCCCTCGCTGCTGCTGCAACCCTTGGTCGAAAACGCCATCAAATATGCGGTCACGCCGCAGGAGGACGGCGCCGACATCACGCTTTCGGCGCAACTGGCCGGTCAAAATGTTCGGATTACCGTGTCCGACACCGGCGCGGGATTGCCAGTCGATGGCACGGCCCCCACCACGGGCCTTGCAACGGAATCGACCGGCGTGGGTTTAGCCAATATCAGGGACCGTCTGGCGCAGGCTTTTGGCGACCAGCACCGGTTCGATGCCCAACGCGGCGCTGATGGCGGATTCACGGTGATTATCGAGTTTCCGTTTCAGCCCGATGGGCAAATGACGATTGGAACCGAACCGACATGA
- a CDS encoding LytTR family DNA-binding domain-containing protein translates to MTIRTILVDDEKLATQGLQLRLEPHADVEIVDTAQNGREAIRKIKTHKPDLVFLDIQMPGFDGFSVIQGLMEVEPPLVVFVTAYSDHAIRAFEAQAVDYLVKPVEPERLADALDRVRQRLTEKRGAAEVERLKTVLAEVAPDAADDYGSENAPDAHAADRYEKMINIKDRGQIFRVDVDSIERIDAAGDYMCIYTADNSLILRETMKDLEKRLDPRNFQRVHRSTIVNLSQVKQVKPHTNGECFLVLGSGAQVKVSRSYRDVVARFVH, encoded by the coding sequence ATGACGATCAGAACCATCCTGGTGGATGATGAAAAACTGGCCACCCAAGGCCTGCAACTACGGCTGGAGCCGCATGCGGACGTCGAAATCGTCGATACCGCGCAAAATGGCCGCGAGGCGATCCGCAAGATCAAGACCCACAAACCCGACCTGGTATTTCTGGACATCCAGATGCCGGGATTTGACGGCTTTTCGGTGATTCAGGGATTGATGGAGGTCGAACCGCCGCTGGTGGTGTTCGTCACCGCCTATTCCGACCATGCGATCCGCGCCTTCGAGGCGCAGGCGGTCGATTATCTGGTCAAGCCGGTCGAGCCCGAACGGCTTGCCGACGCACTTGATCGGGTGCGCCAGCGGCTCACCGAAAAACGCGGGGCGGCTGAGGTCGAACGCTTGAAAACGGTGCTGGCCGAAGTCGCGCCCGATGCCGCCGACGATTATGGTAGCGAAAATGCGCCCGACGCGCATGCCGCCGACCGCTACGAAAAGATGATCAACATCAAGGATCGCGGCCAGATTTTCCGCGTCGACGTCGATAGCATCGAACGCATCGATGCTGCGGGCGACTACATGTGTATCTACACCGCCGACAACAGCCTGATCCTGCGCGAGACGATGAAAGATCTGGAAAAGCGGCTCGACCCGCGCAATTTCCAGCGCGTCCACCGCTCGACGATCGTCAACCTGTCACAGGTCAAGCAGGTCAAGCCGCACACCAATGGCGAATGTTTCCTGGTGCTGGGTTCCGGCGCGCAGGTGAAGGTCAGCCGCAGCTATCGCGACGTGGTGGCGCGGTTCGTGCATTAA
- the ribA gene encoding GTP cyclohydrolase II codes for MSEVNHRGARQAARAIDALRRGWPFRVAASDGTLDLLAVESASDTTLAEFGAADVLLSGERAVTLKLTNQRAAAAPGAVRLTNAADSVAAALAIADPALDLAHPLKGPFRTLATGGETAAAAAMTMARHAGLLPAFFVREAAGETETSCAADDVATLLDPTRLTIAARARLPVAASESAEIIAFRSPEEASDHVALVIGQRDGNPPVVRLHSECLTGDVLGSLKCDCGPQLHAALHAMADAPWGVLLYLRQEGRGIGLVNKLRAYALQDQGYDTVDANLRLGFPVEARDFAIAGRMLELLNIPRIRLMTNNPEKVARLEREGVAVVERLPLALPTNKFNEQYLATKRDRTGHQL; via the coding sequence TTGAGCGAGGTCAACCATCGGGGCGCCCGTCAGGCGGCGCGTGCGATCGACGCGCTGCGCCGCGGTTGGCCGTTTCGCGTCGCGGCCAGCGACGGCACGCTCGACCTGCTGGCCGTCGAAAGCGCCAGCGATACCACGCTCGCGGAATTTGGTGCCGCTGACGTCCTGCTCTCCGGCGAGCGGGCGGTGACACTCAAGCTGACCAACCAGCGCGCCGCCGCCGCACCCGGCGCAGTTCGCTTGACCAATGCCGCTGACAGTGTTGCGGCAGCGCTGGCCATCGCCGATCCCGCGCTCGACCTGGCCCATCCGCTCAAAGGGCCGTTTCGCACTTTGGCGACCGGCGGCGAGACGGCCGCTGCCGCCGCGATGACGATGGCGCGCCACGCCGGGCTGCTGCCCGCGTTTTTCGTTCGCGAGGCGGCCGGTGAAACCGAAACATCGTGCGCGGCCGACGATGTCGCGACTTTGCTTGATCCGACCCGGCTGACGATTGCCGCGCGCGCGCGCCTGCCGGTCGCGGCGAGCGAGAGCGCAGAAATCATCGCTTTTCGCTCACCCGAAGAGGCGTCGGATCATGTCGCGCTGGTCATCGGCCAACGCGACGGCAACCCGCCGGTGGTGCGACTGCACAGCGAATGCCTGACCGGCGACGTGCTCGGTAGCCTCAAATGCGATTGTGGACCGCAGCTCCATGCGGCGCTTCACGCGATGGCGGACGCCCCGTGGGGGGTGTTGCTCTATCTGCGACAGGAGGGGCGCGGCATCGGGCTGGTCAACAAGCTGCGCGCCTATGCGCTACAGGACCAAGGCTATGACACCGTCGATGCCAATCTGCGGCTGGGCTTTCCGGTCGAGGCGCGCGACTTTGCGATCGCCGGGCGGATGTTGGAATTGCTCAATATCCCGCGCATCCGGCTGATGACCAACAATCCCGAAAAGGTCGCGCGTTTGGAAAGGGAGGGCGTCGCGGTGGTTGAGCGACTGCCGCTGGCGCTGCCGACGAACAAGTTTAACGAACAATATCTTGCAACGAAGCGCGACCGGACCGGGCACCAGCTCTGA
- a CDS encoding exodeoxyribonuclease III yields MTRTSIASWNINSVRARIGIVEKFLHEEAPDILCLQETKVECGTFPPDMFRALGYTHIVTHGQRMHHGVAIVSKVPLTDVRKYDWQANGEARHVGVTLPSGVRLDNVYIPAGGDIPDRNLNPKFGQKLDFFGRMTEWSGALNGVPTVLTGDFNVAPLESDVWNHKALLDVVSHTPVEVETLARLQAASNWVDLGRHFIAAPTPLFTWWSYRAKDWEASNRGRRLDHMWVTPDLLEKAVSHRVVQPARNWERPSDHIPLVTEFAF; encoded by the coding sequence ATGACTCGCACCAGCATCGCTTCGTGGAATATCAACAGCGTCCGCGCCCGCATCGGCATCGTCGAAAAATTCCTGCACGAAGAAGCGCCCGACATCCTCTGCCTGCAGGAAACCAAGGTCGAATGCGGCACTTTTCCGCCCGATATGTTCCGGGCACTGGGCTACACCCATATTGTTACCCATGGCCAGCGGATGCACCATGGCGTCGCGATCGTCAGCAAGGTGCCGCTGACCGACGTCCGCAAATATGACTGGCAAGCGAATGGCGAGGCGCGCCACGTCGGCGTGACCCTGCCGTCGGGGGTGCGGCTCGACAATGTCTATATCCCCGCGGGCGGCGACATTCCCGACCGCAATCTCAACCCCAAATTCGGCCAGAAGCTCGATTTCTTTGGCCGCATGACCGAATGGTCGGGGGCGCTGAACGGCGTCCCGACCGTCCTCACCGGCGATTTCAACGTCGCGCCGCTGGAGAGCGATGTGTGGAACCACAAGGCGTTGCTCGACGTCGTCAGCCATACGCCGGTTGAGGTCGAGACGCTCGCGCGGTTGCAGGCGGCATCGAACTGGGTCGACCTCGGCCGCCACTTCATCGCGGCGCCCACGCCTTTGTTCACCTGGTGGAGTTACCGCGCCAAGGATTGGGAGGCGTCGAACCGCGGCCGCCGCCTCGACCATATGTGGGTGACCCCCGACCTGTTGGAAAAAGCGGTGTCACACCGCGTCGTCCAGCCCGCGCGCAACTGGGAACGGCCATCGGATCATATCCCTTTGGTGACGGAATTCGCTTTTTGA
- a CDS encoding LolA family protein, whose translation MNWKKPRPLTHLAAWALAPMAVAGLAIGVPAVAQSSTTLASVQSHLKSTGSMTADFVQTDRNGQRLSGKLTLKRPGKIRFQYQKGVPLLIVGDGSSLTMIDYEVRQVQRWPVKNSPLGALLDPDRDLARYAKVIPTGSNDVLSVEVKDTKRPEYGTITMVFVRDGSAPAGLRLRGWVALDSQNNRTRIDLSNQKFNVAVADSAFRWTDPRPTKRGR comes from the coding sequence ATGAACTGGAAAAAACCCCGCCCCCTGACTCACCTTGCCGCCTGGGCGCTCGCGCCTATGGCCGTCGCCGGGCTGGCGATCGGCGTTCCCGCCGTCGCCCAGTCGTCGACCACCCTTGCATCGGTGCAGTCGCACCTGAAATCGACCGGGTCGATGACCGCCGACTTTGTCCAGACCGACCGCAACGGCCAGCGGCTGTCGGGTAAACTCACCCTCAAGCGCCCCGGCAAGATCCGCTTTCAGTATCAAAAGGGTGTGCCGCTGCTGATCGTCGGCGACGGCAGCTCGCTGACGATGATCGATTATGAAGTGCGCCAGGTGCAGCGCTGGCCGGTCAAGAATTCGCCGCTCGGCGCGCTGCTCGACCCCGACCGCGATCTGGCCAGATATGCCAAAGTGATCCCCACCGGCAGCAACGACGTGCTGAGCGTCGAGGTCAAGGATACGAAACGCCCCGAATATGGCACGATCACCATGGTGTTCGTGCGCGATGGGTCCGCGCCCGCCGGCCTTCGCCTGCGCGGCTGGGTGGCGCTCGATTCGCAGAACAACCGGACGCGGATCGATCTCAGCAACCAGAAATTCAACGTCGCGGTCGCCGATTCGGCGTTCCGTTGGACCGATCCGCGGCCGACAAAGCGCGGTCGCTGA
- a CDS encoding DNA translocase FtsK 4TM domain-containing protein — protein MASRKGAPVKADWRTVFRQSIERSLVIGAAAALGLFTLFLSLALATYDSTDAALNTAADGTAANWMGSIGAWFADLGLSIGGVGIALLLPLLGLLAWRLWRGEPQPYWPRQLAYSFVGILLVGLGAELWAPATSAPMPAGWGGIIALLIGGAITPLFAAAGEPAAALIRIATILLLVTAGLWLAWRALRLEKGWASRFRLPAVERSRVAEPVRPADDGVRAPNLMERVVRPRAIAEPSDRAPPEIADPAQRTAPSKPRPKPQTELFTNYQLPSIDLLAPPPPGPTGQIDKAGLERNARLLESVLEDFQVKGVVTAVRPGPVVTMYELEPAPGTKASRVSNLADDIARNMSALSARIAPIPGRTVIGIELPNANRESVVLHEIIGSALFQDQTGALPIILGKNISGDPMIADLAPMPHLLIAGTTGSGKSVGLNAMILSLLYRLGPDQVKMIMIDPKMLELSVYDDIPHLLAPVVTEPKKAIRALKWAVEQMEDRYRMMSSLSVRNLASYNDKVRGALSKGKSLGRRVQTGYDPDTGQPVYEEETLDYAPLPQIVVVVDELADLMMTAGKEVEFLIQRLAQKARAAGIHLILATQRPSVDVITGVIKANLPTRISFNVTSKIDSRTILGEAGAEQLLGKGDMLYVPGGKQITRIHGPFVSDDEVRAVADHWRGQGRPDYVESVTEDPEDGGFAMEGAPAGGDSAEDRMYAKACQIVVESQKASTSWLQRQLRIGYNSAARMIERMEEEGLVSPPNHVGRRDVLTDQYGQQR, from the coding sequence ATGGCTAGCCGCAAGGGCGCACCGGTAAAGGCCGATTGGCGCACCGTTTTCCGCCAAAGCATCGAGCGATCGCTGGTGATCGGCGCGGCGGCGGCGCTCGGGCTGTTCACGCTGTTCCTGTCCCTCGCGCTGGCGACTTATGACAGCACCGATGCGGCGCTCAACACCGCCGCCGACGGCACCGCCGCCAACTGGATGGGCAGCATCGGCGCGTGGTTCGCCGATCTGGGTCTATCGATTGGCGGCGTCGGGATTGCGCTGCTCTTGCCCTTGCTAGGCCTGCTGGCGTGGCGGCTGTGGCGGGGCGAGCCGCAGCCTTATTGGCCGCGCCAGCTCGCCTACAGTTTTGTCGGTATCCTGCTGGTGGGTCTGGGCGCCGAGCTGTGGGCGCCGGCAACCAGCGCGCCGATGCCCGCGGGCTGGGGCGGCATCATTGCGCTGCTGATCGGCGGCGCGATTACGCCGCTGTTCGCCGCCGCAGGCGAACCCGCCGCTGCGCTGATCCGCATTGCCACCATCCTGCTACTCGTCACCGCCGGGCTGTGGCTGGCGTGGCGCGCGCTGCGGCTGGAAAAGGGGTGGGCGTCGCGCTTCCGTTTGCCCGCCGTCGAGCGCAGCCGCGTCGCCGAACCGGTGCGCCCCGCTGACGATGGCGTCCGGGCACCGAACCTGATGGAGCGCGTCGTGCGTCCGCGCGCGATCGCCGAGCCGAGCGACCGCGCCCCGCCCGAGATTGCCGACCCGGCGCAGCGCACCGCGCCGTCGAAACCCCGGCCCAAACCGCAGACCGAGCTGTTCACCAACTACCAACTGCCCTCGATCGACCTACTCGCACCGCCGCCGCCGGGGCCGACCGGACAAATCGACAAGGCGGGGCTGGAGCGCAACGCCCGCCTGCTCGAATCGGTGCTCGAGGATTTTCAGGTCAAAGGCGTCGTCACCGCCGTCCGCCCCGGTCCCGTCGTCACCATGTACGAACTCGAACCCGCGCCCGGCACCAAGGCCAGCCGGGTGTCGAACCTGGCCGACGATATTGCGCGCAACATGTCGGCGCTGTCGGCGCGCATCGCCCCGATTCCGGGCCGTACCGTGATCGGCATCGAGCTGCCGAATGCGAATCGCGAGTCGGTGGTGCTGCATGAAATTATCGGCAGCGCCCTGTTTCAGGATCAGACCGGTGCGCTGCCGATCATCCTGGGCAAGAATATCAGCGGCGACCCGATGATCGCCGACCTCGCCCCGATGCCGCATCTGCTGATCGCGGGGACGACGGGGTCGGGTAAGTCGGTTGGGCTCAACGCGATGATCCTGTCTTTGCTCTATCGCCTGGGTCCCGATCAGGTGAAGATGATCATGATCGATCCCAAGATGCTGGAGCTCAGCGTCTATGACGACATCCCACACCTGCTCGCGCCCGTCGTGACCGAACCCAAAAAGGCGATCCGGGCGCTGAAATGGGCGGTTGAGCAGATGGAGGACCGCTACCGGATGATGTCGTCGCTGTCGGTGCGCAATCTGGCGAGCTACAACGACAAGGTGCGCGGCGCGTTGTCGAAGGGCAAATCGCTCGGCCGCCGCGTCCAGACCGGTTACGACCCCGACACCGGCCAGCCGGTGTATGAAGAAGAGACGCTCGATTATGCGCCGCTGCCGCAAATCGTCGTCGTTGTTGACGAACTTGCCGATTTGATGATGACCGCGGGCAAGGAGGTCGAATTCCTGATCCAGCGGCTCGCGCAAAAGGCACGCGCGGCGGGCATCCACCTGATCCTTGCCACGCAGCGCCCGTCGGTCGACGTCATCACCGGCGTGATCAAGGCGAATCTGCCGACGCGGATCAGCTTCAACGTCACCTCGAAAATCGACAGCCGCACCATTTTGGGCGAAGCGGGCGCCGAACAGCTGCTCGGCAAGGGCGACATGCTCTATGTCCCCGGCGGCAAGCAGATCACGCGTATTCACGGCCCCTTCGTGTCCGACGACGAGGTCCGCGCCGTCGCCGACCACTGGCGCGGGCAAGGACGCCCCGACTATGTCGAGAGCGTCACCGAAGATCCCGAGGACGGCGGCTTTGCGATGGAGGGCGCCCCCGCGGGCGGCGACAGCGCCGAGGACCGCATGTATGCCAAGGCCTGCCAGATCGTCGTCGAAAGCCAGAAAGCCTCGACCAGCTGGCTGCAACGCCAGCTGCGCATCGGCTACAACAGCGCGGCGCGGATGATCGAACGCATGGAAGAGGAGGGGCTGGTCAGCCCGCCCAATCATGTCGGCCGCCGCGACGTGCTGACCGACCAATATGGCCAGCAGCGGTAA
- a CDS encoding FAD-dependent monooxygenase, translating to MSETLRSDVLISGGGLVGQALALALSHHGLSVQIVDPADPVTTIAPGFDGRASAIASATWQMFEVLGIADRLAGHGCPIRAIKVGDGAPDSGRGGDLDFVTADGDPPLGTMVENRQLRLALAAALADAPLVRLHMPASVTARDVGDHRVTLTLADGTMLAAPLLIVAEGRRSPTRDAAGFSIANWSYRHHALIGAVAHERPHGNVAHEIFYPSGPFALLPLIDDAKGRHRSAFVWTVSEKDGPGFAKLGERGFVAELEKRAGGVLGAMQLVAPRMTYPLGFHHSASIVAERIALVGDAAHGIHPIAGQGLNLGLRDVAALTEVLVEGARLGLDLGDAALLARYQRWRGLDNMMVSLATDGLTRLFGIPGRTAAAVRRTGLGAVQRLPMLKRFFMDEARGEAGDLPRLLAGAEV from the coding sequence ATGAGTGAAACCCTGCGCAGCGATGTCCTGATCTCGGGGGGCGGCCTCGTCGGCCAGGCGCTCGCCCTTGCCCTGTCGCACCACGGTCTGTCGGTCCAGATCGTCGATCCCGCCGATCCGGTGACGACGATCGCGCCGGGTTTCGATGGCCGCGCGTCGGCGATCGCCAGCGCGACGTGGCAGATGTTCGAAGTGCTGGGGATCGCCGACCGACTGGCCGGTCACGGTTGCCCGATCCGCGCGATCAAGGTGGGCGATGGCGCCCCTGATAGCGGGCGCGGCGGCGACCTCGACTTCGTCACCGCCGATGGCGATCCGCCGCTCGGCACGATGGTCGAAAACCGCCAGCTTCGCCTCGCGCTCGCGGCGGCGCTCGCCGATGCGCCGCTCGTGCGGCTGCACATGCCGGCGAGCGTCACCGCGCGCGACGTAGGCGACCATCGCGTCACGCTGACCCTCGCCGACGGCACCATGCTCGCCGCGCCGCTGCTGATCGTCGCCGAGGGCCGCCGTTCGCCCACCCGCGACGCCGCGGGGTTCAGCATCGCCAACTGGTCCTATCGTCATCACGCGCTGATCGGCGCGGTGGCGCACGAACGACCGCACGGCAATGTCGCGCACGAAATCTTCTACCCGTCCGGCCCCTTCGCGCTGCTGCCGCTGATCGACGATGCCAAAGGGCGGCACCGCTCGGCATTCGTGTGGACGGTCTCCGAAAAGGATGGCCCCGGCTTCGCCAAGCTGGGGGAACGGGGCTTTGTCGCCGAACTCGAAAAGCGTGCGGGCGGCGTGCTCGGCGCGATGCAGCTCGTCGCGCCGCGGATGACCTATCCGCTCGGCTTCCATCATAGCGCGTCGATCGTGGCGGAGCGCATCGCGCTGGTCGGCGACGCCGCGCACGGCATCCATCCGATCGCCGGGCAGGGGCTGAACCTCGGCCTGCGCGATGTCGCGGCGCTGACTGAAGTGCTGGTCGAGGGTGCGCGGCTTGGCCTCGACCTTGGCGATGCGGCTTTGCTGGCGCGCTATCAACGCTGGCGTGGGCTCGACAATATGATGGTCAGCTTGGCCACCGACGGGCTGACCCGTCTGTTCGGTATCCCCGGCCGCACCGCCGCCGCGGTGCGTCGCACCGGGCTGGGCGCGGTGCAGCGGCTGCCGATGCTCAAGCGCTTCTTCATGGATGAAGCGCGCGGCGAAGCGGGCGATTTGCCGAGGTTGCTGGCCGGGGCGGAAGTCTAA
- a CDS encoding sigma factor, translated as MSAKSDALEAAVTDYIQARTALDAAPGARTGALADRAFARLAALAAPRIRYFTRSYGLSDVAEDAAQVCAIALHRAAERYDPARARFTTYVNWQLRAELQALRLRLHGDQRSAGRRHVTATLSLDALPADGANDWLVDPSAETATEERAADRLAALAADRLVADWAIRRRTGLLRMARGERDRVEARVAAEQALVRHQLTVSEASERLCESDRHIVRRALADITRHAALRKLN; from the coding sequence ATGTCGGCAAAAAGCGACGCGCTCGAAGCAGCGGTGACGGACTATATCCAGGCGCGAACCGCGCTCGATGCAGCGCCGGGGGCGCGAACAGGCGCGCTCGCCGATCGGGCGTTCGCCAGACTTGCGGCCTTGGCGGCACCGCGCATCCGCTATTTCACGCGCAGCTATGGGCTGAGCGATGTCGCCGAGGACGCGGCGCAGGTGTGCGCGATTGCACTCCACCGCGCCGCCGAACGCTATGATCCGGCGCGGGCGCGTTTCACCACCTATGTGAACTGGCAGCTGCGCGCCGAATTGCAGGCGCTGCGCCTCCGCCTGCACGGCGACCAGCGTTCGGCGGGACGGCGTCATGTCACCGCAACGCTGTCGCTCGACGCGCTACCGGCCGATGGCGCCAACGACTGGCTGGTCGACCCCTCCGCCGAGACCGCGACCGAAGAACGTGCCGCCGACCGGCTGGCCGCACTGGCCGCCGATCGCCTGGTTGCCGATTGGGCCATCCGCCGCCGCACCGGATTGCTGCGGATGGCGCGGGGCGAGCGCGACCGGGTCGAAGCGCGCGTCGCCGCCGAGCAGGCGCTGGTGCGCCACCAGTTGACGGTGAGCGAGGCGAGTGAACGGCTTTGCGAAAGCGACCGCCATATCGTGCGCCGCGCGCTCGCCGACATCACGCGCCACGCGGCGCTGCGCAAGCTGAACTAA
- a CDS encoding LON peptidase substrate-binding domain-containing protein, with translation MGDTAPLTIQRIAIFPLPGAVLFPGLHLPLHIFEPRYSAMVQEVLVRDRQIGMIQPRMLPGEESREPPALYDVGCVGRIVDVEALDEGRFNLVLEGVARFRVRRELDVITPFRQVEAEIETEIEDDAVLSSVERASLEREAKRFAARQGYVVDWDSVGQLDDATLVNGIAQVAPFDAAAKQALLEATPIDARAELVVQLMQFFGRYDNDDGRATLQ, from the coding sequence ATGGGCGACACCGCGCCCCTGACCATTCAGCGGATCGCGATTTTTCCGCTACCCGGCGCAGTGCTGTTCCCCGGGCTGCACCTGCCGCTGCATATTTTCGAGCCGCGCTATTCGGCGATGGTGCAGGAAGTGCTGGTGCGCGACCGCCAGATCGGGATGATCCAGCCGCGTATGCTGCCCGGCGAAGAAAGCCGCGAGCCCCCGGCGCTGTATGACGTCGGCTGTGTCGGGCGGATCGTCGATGTCGAGGCACTCGACGAAGGACGTTTCAACCTCGTGCTCGAAGGCGTCGCGCGCTTTCGCGTCCGCCGCGAGCTCGACGTCATCACCCCGTTTCGGCAAGTCGAAGCCGAGATCGAAACCGAGATCGAGGATGATGCGGTGCTGTCGAGCGTCGAGCGCGCCAGCCTCGAGCGCGAGGCGAAGCGCTTTGCGGCGCGGCAGGGCTATGTCGTCGATTGGGATTCGGTTGGACAGCTCGACGACGCGACGCTGGTCAACGGCATCGCGCAGGTCGCGCCTTTCGATGCCGCCGCGAAACAGGCGCTGCTGGAAGCGACGCCGATCGACGCACGCGCCGAGCTGGTCGTCCAGCTGATGCAATTTTTTGGCCGTTACGACAACGACGACGGCCGCGCCACGCTGCAATAG